A window of the Dyadobacter pollutisoli genome harbors these coding sequences:
- a CDS encoding phosphoglycerate kinase, translating into MTTLDSYDFSGKKALVRVDFNVPLNDKFEITDDTRIRATIPTISKILNDGGSVILMSHLGRPKDGPTEKYSLKHLVNPLSLILGKTVKFADDCIGDSATEMAGALKPGEVLLLENLRFYKEEEKGNEEFAEKLSKLGDVWVMDAFGTAHRAHASTAVIGKFFADKVCGYVMQAELDNAERLLEHSERPFTAIMGGAKISDKILIIERLIDKVDNLIIGGGMSYTFSKAQGGSIGGSLLEADKQELTLELVKKAKEKGVNLILPVDTVIADKFSNDAELKVVKAGEIPDGWQGLDIGPETIAIFADIVKNSKTVLWNGPMGVFEFPNLAKGTNAIAKAVVAVTEENDAFSLIGGGDSASAINNAGYGDRVSYVSTGGGALLEYMEGKVLPGVAALEA; encoded by the coding sequence ATGACAACATTAGATTCTTACGATTTTTCAGGCAAAAAAGCCTTGGTCCGCGTTGACTTTAATGTCCCGCTTAATGACAAATTTGAGATCACGGACGATACACGTATCCGTGCGACAATTCCCACAATCAGCAAGATTCTTAACGACGGAGGTTCCGTTATTTTAATGTCACATTTGGGACGCCCGAAAGACGGACCAACTGAAAAATATTCTTTGAAACACCTTGTTAACCCATTGTCGTTGATATTGGGCAAAACAGTGAAATTCGCAGACGATTGCATTGGCGACAGCGCAACGGAAATGGCGGGTGCATTGAAACCAGGTGAAGTTTTGTTGCTTGAAAATCTTCGTTTTTATAAAGAAGAAGAAAAAGGTAACGAAGAGTTCGCCGAAAAACTTTCCAAACTCGGCGACGTTTGGGTAATGGACGCATTTGGAACTGCTCACCGCGCACACGCTTCTACGGCTGTGATCGGCAAGTTTTTTGCGGATAAAGTTTGCGGATATGTGATGCAGGCTGAGCTTGATAATGCAGAAAGACTTCTGGAACATTCAGAAAGACCATTTACTGCAATCATGGGCGGAGCGAAAATCTCCGATAAAATTTTGATCATCGAACGCCTCATCGATAAGGTAGATAACCTGATTATCGGTGGCGGTATGTCATATACATTCTCGAAGGCGCAAGGCGGAAGCATTGGCGGATCACTTCTGGAAGCCGACAAGCAGGAACTGACTTTGGAACTGGTGAAAAAAGCCAAGGAAAAAGGAGTTAACCTGATCCTCCCGGTTGACACCGTTATCGCTGACAAATTCAGCAATGACGCTGAGCTGAAAGTGGTAAAAGCAGGGGAGATACCTGACGGATGGCAAGGGCTGGACATTGGTCCTGAAACTATTGCAATCTTTGCTGACATCGTTAAAAATTCAAAAACAGTGCTTTGGAATGGTCCAATGGGCGTATTTGAATTCCCTAACCTTGCAAAAGGAACCAATGCAATCGCCAAAGCCGTGGTAGCGGTGACGGAAGAAAACGACGCATTCTCATTGATCGGCGGCGGCGATTCAGCTTCTGCTATTAATAATGCAGGTTACGGCGACCGCGTAAGCTACGTTTCGACAGGCGGTGGTGCATTGTTGGAATACATGGAAGGAAAAGTACTTCCGGGTGTTGCAGCTTTGGAAGCTTAG
- a CDS encoding DUF5686 and carboxypeptidase regulatory-like domain-containing protein codes for MRFTLFLILFVGLRLCSMAGGIKGRITTKQGEALPYAGIAVKGTSNGTMANEDGEYEFSLAAGSYEIIFQYLGFKSVSRKITVTGDFQELNVTLEEQALNLQEATVGKGKEDPAYSIMRRAIAKARFHQLQLRGYTAKVYSRSTALPTKIPYLVERRLKKEGIQEGKAIINESVAEIKYRRPNSYSQRIVSTRNSLDNSIPSPNEYILASLYSPEIAGTISPLSPKALAYYKFEYEGYFEDQGQLVNKIKVIPKAYGEGVFKGSLFILEDRWAIHSYDLQTTTSGLNISAKQIFSPVQNVWIPVNQQFRINGSYLGFAGEFRYLVSLTYEKLDIDPNLKEDIVINDHKKDDIAKEKTRKKDLENLIKDQKEFSTKNFRKLTKEYEKDQKKERKMESGSDRLVRQDSIVIDSMANKRDTTYWQALRPIPLTKSEVSSYVLQDSIKVIKDSLKIKSKPDSIYFKTQHLITGNTYSLGKRNTFYFKSPLLSVSYNTVEGNAINLITEWQKRWGKSHFFSVRPLIRYSAGRKRVYGNLETNIGNHKWNLMLQGGEMASQFNNNDPIQPLPNSMAARFFDRNFMKLYQKQYAKVEHSIRNVADILSFNTSLEFQHREELFNQESAKPIFFWRRYSFTPNRPISRELADTGFPEHNALLLDLTATLRPWRRYLIRNGEKRYIRSKGPSFSVNYNRGMGFAGDVDYSRLQATIRQDLNLGPRSNLEYLVNGGSFLSKKQMYFPDYRHFMGNEFFFQYTYPPDQFRMLPYYRYSTASWFFQAHATWTLQRFALTRIQALRVTGLSETLQLHYLRVPSIRNYTEAVYGIDNILRVIRLEAVAQFHGSHFKGMGWRFGTSIKFGR; via the coding sequence ATGCGCTTTACCTTGTTTCTGATACTTTTTGTCGGCCTCCGGCTTTGTTCCATGGCCGGAGGGATCAAGGGACGTATCACTACCAAACAAGGAGAAGCATTACCATATGCTGGCATTGCAGTAAAAGGAACAAGTAACGGAACAATGGCCAATGAAGACGGCGAGTATGAGTTCAGCCTGGCTGCCGGAAGTTACGAGATCATTTTTCAGTATCTCGGTTTCAAAAGTGTGTCACGTAAAATTACAGTCACCGGCGATTTTCAGGAACTGAACGTTACGCTCGAAGAGCAAGCCCTTAATCTTCAGGAAGCAACCGTTGGCAAAGGAAAGGAAGATCCCGCATACAGCATTATGCGCCGGGCCATTGCCAAAGCTCGTTTTCATCAGTTGCAGTTGCGCGGTTACACCGCAAAAGTATACTCCAGAAGTACTGCATTGCCTACCAAAATCCCCTATCTCGTTGAAAGAAGACTAAAAAAGGAAGGCATCCAGGAAGGAAAAGCCATCATTAATGAAAGTGTGGCGGAGATAAAGTACCGCCGACCGAACAGTTACAGCCAGCGCATAGTTTCTACCCGGAATAGTCTTGATAACAGCATTCCATCACCGAACGAATACATTCTCGCCAGTTTGTATAGTCCCGAAATTGCGGGTACTATCTCGCCGCTGTCTCCCAAAGCGCTGGCCTATTACAAATTTGAGTATGAGGGCTATTTTGAGGATCAGGGGCAGTTGGTCAATAAAATAAAGGTAATACCAAAGGCCTACGGCGAGGGGGTTTTCAAAGGCAGCCTCTTCATTCTGGAAGATCGCTGGGCAATCCATAGTTACGATCTTCAGACTACAACGAGTGGGTTAAACATTTCGGCGAAACAGATATTCAGTCCGGTACAAAATGTGTGGATACCTGTCAATCAGCAATTCAGGATCAATGGCAGCTACCTGGGCTTCGCCGGTGAATTCCGTTACCTGGTATCACTGACCTACGAAAAACTCGATATTGACCCGAATCTCAAAGAAGATATCGTGATCAACGACCACAAAAAGGATGACATTGCCAAAGAAAAAACCCGTAAAAAAGATCTCGAAAACCTCATTAAAGATCAGAAAGAGTTTTCTACAAAAAATTTCAGGAAACTGACCAAGGAGTACGAAAAAGACCAGAAAAAAGAGCGAAAAATGGAAAGCGGCAGCGACAGGCTGGTGAGGCAGGATTCCATTGTGATCGACTCCATGGCCAATAAAAGGGATACCACCTACTGGCAGGCCCTGCGTCCCATTCCACTTACTAAGTCCGAAGTTTCGAGTTATGTACTGCAGGACAGCATTAAAGTGATCAAGGATTCTTTGAAAATCAAGTCCAAACCTGATTCTATTTATTTCAAAACGCAGCACCTGATTACGGGTAACACCTATTCGCTGGGAAAACGTAACACATTTTATTTCAAAAGCCCCTTACTATCTGTTAGTTACAACACCGTAGAAGGTAATGCTATCAACCTGATCACGGAATGGCAAAAACGATGGGGTAAGTCTCACTTTTTCAGCGTTCGTCCATTGATCCGGTATTCGGCAGGAAGAAAAAGGGTATATGGCAACCTGGAAACCAATATTGGTAACCATAAATGGAACCTGATGCTGCAGGGTGGCGAAATGGCCAGCCAGTTCAATAACAATGACCCTATTCAACCATTACCCAATAGCATGGCAGCCCGATTTTTTGACCGGAACTTCATGAAGCTTTATCAAAAGCAGTATGCAAAAGTGGAGCATTCGATCAGGAATGTCGCCGATATTCTTAGTTTCAATACCAGTCTTGAATTTCAGCACCGGGAAGAATTATTTAATCAGGAAAGCGCCAAGCCGATCTTTTTCTGGAGACGATACAGCTTCACACCCAACCGGCCTATAAGCAGGGAGTTGGCTGACACCGGCTTTCCTGAGCACAATGCATTATTGCTAGACCTGACGGCAACACTACGCCCGTGGAGACGCTACCTGATCCGAAACGGCGAGAAAAGATATATCCGTAGCAAAGGGCCATCATTCAGTGTAAACTATAACCGCGGAATGGGTTTCGCGGGTGATGTGGATTATTCGCGCCTGCAGGCAACGATCCGCCAGGACCTGAACCTCGGGCCGAGAAGCAATCTGGAATATTTGGTTAATGGAGGCAGCTTTTTGAGTAAAAAACAAATGTACTTTCCGGACTATCGCCACTTCATGGGCAATGAATTCTTTTTTCAATACACGTACCCGCCCGATCAGTTCCGGATGCTGCCATATTATCGTTATAGCACAGCGTCATGGTTTTTTCAGGCCCATGCGACCTGGACGCTCCAACGTTTTGCTCTCACACGCATTCAGGCACTGCGGGTAACAGGCTTGTCGGAGACGCTGCAGCTACATTATCTCCGGGTTCCTTCGATCCGGAATTACACTGAGGCTGTATATGGCATCGATAACATCCTCAGGGTAATCCGGCTGGAAGCAGTTGCACAGTTCCACGGCAGTCATTTCAAAGGCATGGGTTGGCGCTTTGGCACTTCCATCAAATTCGGAAGATAA
- a CDS encoding outer membrane beta-barrel protein: MNLTVALLLSGSFAFAQTPAVTTGKGKVSGAILDEKSQPFPFVNVLLLNAKDSVLVKGLAADENGKFLFDQVQTGKYMTLVSMVGYQKSYSAAFQVNDDAVNLPTVALKTDIQSLNEVTVVAKKPFIEQQIDRTVVNVENSIVSAGATALEVLERAPGVTVDQQNEQLKLRGKEGVIVQIDGKQTFLSQQELITLLRNTPSDNIEKIELITNPSAKYDAAGNSGIINIKMKRNKNYGTNGNVNLGGAWAKYGRANATATINHRAGKISTFINGGAFYNKGFNNNDIYRKIPYENKVTIFDQKTERTNESQYYNVRAGLDYFATDKTTVGVLVSGFFNDWSNPFGQTNTRILNEDLSLQRTFRTNVFNGGKMTNISTNANFKHQFDDKGKELTFDVDYVNYGGKKNSNLNTNYFKPDGSVDGNPENVRNNMPSDINIGVAKLDYTQPLWKGKMETGLKASYVTSDNDMVFETKTDEWVLDPTRSNRFKYTENVNAAYINYSGSISKKVKYQIGVRGEHTHSIGNSVTLNQKRDRNYVNLFPSVFLSNQLDTNNVINLSYSRRIDRPNYQSLNPFEFYLDPYTFQKGNPNLKPQYTNSFQLVHVYKNFLNTTLAYSRIKDMIADELPQQIASENKTFVTSDNLDNQDNVSLTISFPIKIAKWWNVQTNFTGVYNHYNSIYLEEKLEIKQASWNMYASNQFTISKTWSGEISGWYNSRAFYGLYAAKPMGMLNAGLQKTILNKKGTIRLNVNDIFWTNRFRGKAIYKDIDFSVKSQWPSRQFRLTFTYNFGNQNVKGARQRNTGSDDLQKRANGGS; encoded by the coding sequence ATGAACCTAACTGTAGCATTGCTACTGAGTGGAAGTTTTGCGTTTGCACAAACTCCCGCTGTCACTACCGGAAAAGGAAAGGTATCGGGCGCTATTCTCGATGAAAAGTCACAGCCGTTCCCATTCGTGAACGTGCTTCTTCTCAATGCCAAAGATTCTGTACTCGTAAAAGGCCTCGCCGCTGACGAGAATGGAAAGTTTTTGTTCGACCAGGTTCAAACCGGCAAGTACATGACGCTGGTATCGATGGTAGGATATCAAAAAAGTTACAGCGCGGCTTTTCAGGTTAACGATGACGCGGTGAACCTACCTACCGTCGCGCTCAAAACAGACATCCAATCTCTCAATGAGGTAACCGTTGTAGCTAAGAAGCCTTTCATTGAACAACAGATTGACCGCACGGTTGTTAATGTTGAAAACAGCATTGTTTCCGCTGGTGCTACTGCCCTTGAAGTACTGGAAAGAGCGCCCGGCGTTACCGTGGATCAACAAAACGAGCAACTCAAACTTCGCGGAAAAGAAGGCGTTATCGTCCAGATTGATGGTAAACAAACATTTCTCTCCCAACAAGAGCTGATCACCCTCCTGCGTAACACGCCCAGCGACAACATTGAAAAAATAGAACTGATCACCAACCCTTCGGCCAAATATGACGCCGCCGGTAATTCCGGGATCATCAACATTAAGATGAAACGTAATAAAAATTACGGGACCAACGGGAATGTTAACCTGGGTGGTGCCTGGGCAAAATATGGCCGGGCCAATGCCACTGCGACGATCAATCACCGGGCCGGTAAGATCAGTACATTCATCAATGGAGGCGCATTTTATAACAAAGGCTTCAACAATAATGACATTTACCGGAAGATCCCGTACGAAAATAAAGTAACCATTTTCGATCAGAAAACGGAGCGGACCAACGAATCGCAGTATTATAATGTAAGAGCCGGGCTGGACTATTTTGCAACGGACAAAACTACGGTGGGGGTACTCGTATCAGGATTCTTTAATGACTGGAGCAACCCGTTCGGGCAAACCAATACCCGCATTTTAAATGAAGACCTAAGCCTTCAGAGAACATTCCGTACCAATGTTTTCAATGGCGGCAAAATGACCAACATCAGTACCAATGCCAATTTTAAACATCAGTTCGACGATAAAGGCAAGGAGCTTACTTTCGATGTAGACTATGTTAATTATGGTGGCAAGAAGAACAGTAATTTAAATACCAACTACTTCAAACCGGACGGCTCAGTTGACGGAAATCCCGAGAATGTAAGAAACAACATGCCTTCTGACATCAACATCGGGGTAGCAAAACTGGACTACACGCAGCCATTGTGGAAAGGCAAAATGGAGACCGGCTTGAAAGCAAGTTATGTTACCTCGGACAATGACATGGTTTTTGAAACCAAAACCGATGAATGGGTACTGGATCCGACCCGCTCTAACCGATTTAAATACACTGAAAATGTGAATGCGGCTTATATCAATTACAGCGGCAGCATTTCCAAAAAAGTGAAATACCAGATTGGTGTCCGCGGCGAGCACACACATTCGATCGGTAACTCGGTAACATTGAACCAGAAACGCGACCGGAATTATGTCAACCTTTTCCCTAGCGTATTCCTGTCCAATCAGCTGGATACCAACAACGTGATCAACCTGTCGTACAGCCGCCGGATCGATCGCCCGAACTATCAGTCATTGAACCCATTCGAATTTTATCTGGATCCATATACATTCCAAAAAGGAAATCCGAACCTTAAACCACAGTATACCAACTCATTTCAGCTCGTACACGTTTACAAAAATTTCCTGAACACCACATTGGCATACAGCCGGATCAAGGATATGATCGCCGACGAATTGCCACAACAGATCGCCTCTGAAAATAAAACATTTGTAACATCCGACAACCTGGATAATCAGGATAATGTGAGCCTTACTATCTCATTCCCGATCAAAATCGCCAAGTGGTGGAATGTACAAACCAATTTCACCGGAGTGTACAACCACTACAACTCGATTTACCTCGAAGAAAAACTGGAAATCAAGCAGGCTTCATGGAATATGTATGCAAGCAACCAGTTCACCATCTCCAAAACTTGGTCGGGAGAAATTTCGGGATGGTACAATAGCAGAGCGTTTTACGGTTTATATGCTGCGAAACCGATGGGAATGTTGAATGCAGGACTTCAAAAAACCATCCTGAATAAGAAAGGAACAATACGCCTGAATGTAAACGACATTTTCTGGACCAACAGGTTCCGTGGAAAAGCAATTTACAAAGACATTGATTTCAGTGTCAAATCTCAATGGCCAAGCCGCCAGTTCAGACTGACATTTACATACAATTTTGGAAATCAAAATGTTAAGGGTGCCCGCCAGCGCAATACCGGTTCTGATGATCTTCAGAAACGTGCCAACGGCGGTAGTTAG
- a CDS encoding cold-shock protein translates to MNQGTVKFFNDSKGYGFIKDTTTGQDYFVHISGLVDEVRENDDVTFDLQEGRKGLNAINVKLA, encoded by the coding sequence ATGAATCAAGGAACAGTAAAATTCTTTAATGACTCTAAGGGATACGGGTTTATTAAGGACACAACAACAGGACAGGACTATTTTGTACACATCTCTGGTCTGGTTGACGAAGTTCGCGAAAATGATGACGTTACTTTTGACCTTCAGGAAGGACGTAAAGGCCTTAACGCAATCAATGTTAAGCTTGCCTGA
- a CDS encoding DsbA family oxidoreductase has product MKIEIWSDVMCPFCYIGKRKFEKALDQFPQKDKIQVEWKSFQLNPQMKTEPGKSINEYLAEVKGWTPDYAQQMNDHVTGLAREVGLEYNMDKAVVANSFDAHRFVQFAKTKGLGDAVEEQLFKAYFTDGKDTSNLATLVELGGEIGLDAEELKKVLEGTRFSDEVRKDIYEAQQVGARGVPFFVLDRKYAVSGAQQPETFLGALEQSFGEWQKANPEPLVTFAEGDTCTTDGECN; this is encoded by the coding sequence ATGAAAATTGAAATATGGAGTGACGTAATGTGCCCGTTTTGCTACATAGGCAAGCGGAAATTTGAAAAAGCTTTGGACCAATTCCCTCAGAAAGACAAAATTCAGGTGGAATGGAAAAGTTTTCAGCTGAACCCGCAAATGAAAACGGAGCCCGGAAAAAGCATTAATGAATATCTGGCAGAAGTAAAAGGCTGGACTCCCGACTACGCCCAACAGATGAATGACCATGTTACCGGTCTCGCCAGGGAGGTAGGCCTGGAATATAATATGGACAAAGCAGTGGTAGCTAATTCATTTGACGCCCACCGTTTCGTACAATTCGCTAAAACCAAAGGACTGGGTGACGCTGTCGAAGAGCAGCTCTTCAAAGCATATTTCACAGATGGGAAAGACACTTCTAACCTGGCTACGTTAGTGGAGCTCGGCGGTGAAATCGGGCTGGATGCAGAGGAATTGAAGAAAGTGCTGGAAGGTACCCGTTTCAGCGATGAGGTAAGAAAAGACATATATGAAGCGCAGCAAGTAGGTGCAAGAGGAGTTCCCTTCTTTGTGCTTGACCGTAAATATGCAGTTTCAGGTGCACAGCAACCCGAAACATTTCTGGGAGCATTGGAACAGTCATTTGGGGAATGGCAAAAAGCGAACCCCGAGCCATTGGTCACATTTGCAGAAGGAGATACCTGCACGACAGACGGCGAATGTAATTAA
- a CDS encoding M1 family metallopeptidase, producing the protein MKFKLIALLLTVTVLQVSAQSDRWQQRVKYQMNVEFDADKHQYKGTQKLVYTNNSPDTLHKVFYHLYLNAFQPGSQMDVRSRSISDPDPRVKDRISKLSPTEIGYEKIISLKHNGKSLKYQVVGTILEVTLNEKILPKSQHTFDMEFEAQVPIQIRRMGRNNNEGIDYSMGQWYPKMCEYDYEGWHSNPYIGREFYGIWGDFDVKITLDASYVVAATGYLQNPDKIGHGYTEKEVKHKPGEKLTWHFIAPEVHDFMWAADRDYKHDIVKVDDSLDLHFFYQTDTLAHVWKEMEPLAVRSFKSMNEKFGRYPYKQYSIIQGGDGGMEYPMATLISGRQNLGGLVSVAVHESIHSWFQMLLGTNESKYSWMDEGFTTYAQNIVMAELFPSRTDPQRSSTTSYRNLVKSGLEEPLTTHADHFNTNKAYSVGSYSKGAVFLNQLGYIIGKDKLSVGMKRYFNEWKFKHPNPTDLKRIMEKESGLELDWYWEDFIGTTKTIDYGVKEVFSNGGKTEVVLERIGQMPMPLDVVVSYRNGTQENFYIPLEIMRGEKEEKLYSKTTLMPDWGWTYPQYSFTIDKNPADIEAIVIDPSRRMADIDPDNNVYPVIIKEVPRFKAVKTK; encoded by the coding sequence ATGAAATTTAAACTGATAGCGCTCTTGCTGACCGTTACGGTCCTACAAGTATCAGCACAAAGCGACCGCTGGCAGCAGCGGGTGAAGTACCAGATGAATGTGGAGTTTGACGCGGACAAGCATCAGTATAAAGGAACTCAAAAACTGGTTTACACCAATAATTCCCCGGACACGCTGCACAAAGTGTTTTACCATTTGTATCTGAACGCATTCCAGCCGGGGAGCCAGATGGACGTTCGTTCGAGAAGCATCAGCGACCCGGACCCGCGGGTGAAAGACCGTATTTCCAAATTGTCTCCCACGGAAATTGGCTATGAAAAAATCATTTCCCTCAAACACAACGGCAAATCCCTGAAATATCAGGTTGTCGGTACCATTCTCGAAGTGACACTGAATGAGAAGATCCTTCCCAAATCCCAGCACACATTTGACATGGAGTTTGAAGCACAGGTTCCAATCCAGATCAGAAGGATGGGAAGGAATAATAACGAGGGCATTGATTATTCGATGGGGCAGTGGTATCCCAAAATGTGCGAGTATGATTACGAAGGCTGGCATTCCAATCCATATATAGGTAGGGAATTTTATGGGATCTGGGGCGATTTTGATGTAAAGATCACATTGGACGCGTCATATGTCGTGGCAGCGACCGGTTATCTTCAAAATCCGGACAAAATAGGACACGGATACACGGAAAAAGAAGTGAAACACAAGCCGGGGGAGAAGCTTACCTGGCATTTTATCGCGCCGGAAGTGCACGATTTCATGTGGGCGGCGGACCGCGATTACAAGCATGACATTGTCAAAGTGGATGATAGCCTGGACCTGCATTTTTTCTACCAGACAGACACATTGGCTCATGTATGGAAAGAAATGGAGCCTCTTGCAGTGCGAAGTTTCAAGAGTATGAACGAGAAATTCGGCCGGTATCCTTACAAGCAATATTCCATTATTCAAGGCGGTGATGGTGGGATGGAATATCCAATGGCTACGCTCATTTCCGGTCGTCAAAATTTAGGAGGTCTTGTTAGTGTAGCGGTGCATGAGTCTATCCATAGCTGGTTCCAAATGTTGCTGGGAACAAACGAATCGAAATATTCATGGATGGATGAAGGGTTCACTACCTATGCGCAAAACATCGTGATGGCCGAGCTGTTTCCATCCAGAACTGATCCGCAGCGTAGCAGCACGACAAGCTATCGTAATCTTGTGAAATCCGGGCTGGAAGAACCGCTTACCACCCATGCCGATCATTTCAATACAAACAAGGCATACAGCGTGGGCAGTTATTCCAAAGGAGCGGTATTCCTGAACCAGCTGGGCTACATTATCGGGAAAGACAAACTTTCCGTCGGAATGAAGCGCTATTTTAATGAATGGAAATTCAAGCATCCTAATCCGACAGATCTCAAAAGGATCATGGAAAAGGAATCAGGACTGGAACTGGACTGGTATTGGGAGGATTTTATCGGTACCACCAAAACCATTGACTATGGCGTGAAGGAAGTGTTTTCGAACGGTGGTAAAACGGAAGTTGTGCTGGAAAGAATTGGCCAAATGCCTATGCCGCTTGACGTAGTGGTAAGTTACAGAAACGGTACCCAGGAGAATTTTTACATTCCGTTGGAAATCATGCGGGGCGAAAAAGAAGAAAAATTGTACTCCAAAACTACCTTGATGCCGGACTGGGGCTGGACTTATCCCCAGTACTCATTCACTATTGATAAGAACCCGGCCGATATCGAGGCTATCGTGATAGACCCAAGCCGGAGAATGGCAGACATTGACCCTGATAACAATGTTTACCCTGTTATAATTAAAGAAGTTCCTCGGTTTAAGGCCGTAAAAACGAAGTAA
- the guaA gene encoding glutamine-hydrolyzing GMP synthase: MTEQILILDFGSQYTQLIARRVRELNVYCEIHPYNNFPDLTPNIKGVILSGSPCSVRDTDAPRVDLDQFRKVVPLLGVCYGAQLLAQELGGDVKPSQHREYGRARLEIDDTDSSLLAGLSESSQVWMSHGDTIVRTPDNFHIIASTESVKVAAFKIEDELTYGIQFHPEVTHTTEGKKLMHNFVVNICGCKQDWTAESFVEQTVNHLRQKLGNDRVVMALSGGVDSTVAATLVHQAIGSNLYCIFVDNGLLRKDEFEEVLLSYQDMGLNIKGVDSKSHFYKSLAGISEPEAKRKAIGKSFIDIFDQEAHLIEEVKWLGQGTIYPDVIESVSIKGPSATIKSHHNVGGLPDFMKLKIVEPLNTLFKDEVRSVGRTLGIDEKILGRHPFPGPGLAIRILGEITPEKVSILQEVDAIFIGGLRKWNLYKDVWQAGVMLLPVQSVGVMGDERTYESVVALRAVTSVDGMTADWAHLPYEFLAEVSNDIINKVKGVNRVVYDISSKPPATIEWE; the protein is encoded by the coding sequence ATGACTGAACAAATTCTTATTTTAGATTTTGGCTCACAGTATACTCAATTAATCGCGCGACGCGTTCGTGAACTTAATGTTTATTGTGAAATCCACCCTTACAATAATTTCCCCGACCTCACTCCAAATATCAAAGGCGTCATTTTATCAGGAAGCCCCTGCTCCGTTCGCGATACTGATGCTCCCCGTGTTGATCTGGACCAATTTCGTAAAGTAGTGCCTTTATTGGGCGTTTGCTACGGAGCCCAGCTTTTGGCTCAGGAATTGGGAGGCGATGTGAAGCCTTCGCAACATCGTGAATATGGCCGCGCCCGTCTGGAAATAGATGATACTGATTCATCATTGCTCGCTGGTTTGTCGGAATCTTCTCAGGTATGGATGTCACACGGGGATACGATCGTACGTACTCCCGATAACTTTCATATCATTGCTTCTACCGAATCGGTAAAAGTTGCTGCATTCAAAATTGAAGACGAGCTGACTTACGGGATTCAGTTTCACCCGGAAGTGACGCATACCACAGAAGGTAAAAAGCTGATGCACAACTTTGTAGTCAATATTTGTGGCTGCAAGCAAGACTGGACAGCGGAATCTTTTGTTGAGCAAACAGTCAATCATTTACGTCAGAAATTAGGCAACGACCGTGTCGTAATGGCGTTGTCTGGCGGAGTGGATTCTACTGTTGCGGCTACATTGGTACACCAGGCGATCGGTTCTAATCTATACTGTATTTTCGTTGATAATGGATTGCTCCGTAAAGATGAGTTTGAAGAAGTACTTCTTTCTTATCAGGATATGGGGCTTAATATTAAAGGTGTTGATTCAAAATCGCATTTTTATAAGTCCCTGGCGGGTATCAGCGAGCCTGAGGCAAAACGGAAAGCGATCGGGAAATCATTTATCGATATTTTTGACCAGGAAGCACATTTAATTGAGGAAGTTAAATGGCTGGGTCAGGGTACGATTTACCCGGATGTGATTGAATCAGTGAGCATTAAAGGGCCTTCTGCAACAATCAAATCGCACCATAATGTAGGCGGGTTGCCTGACTTTATGAAGCTGAAAATCGTTGAGCCACTGAATACATTGTTCAAAGACGAGGTGAGGTCAGTAGGACGGACGTTAGGCATCGACGAGAAAATCCTAGGTCGCCATCCATTCCCTGGTCCGGGATTGGCGATCCGTATCCTGGGAGAGATTACTCCTGAAAAAGTAAGCATTTTACAGGAAGTAGACGCTATTTTTATCGGTGGTTTGAGAAAATGGAACCTATACAAAGACGTTTGGCAGGCTGGCGTAATGCTTCTGCCCGTACAAAGCGTAGGTGTAATGGGTGACGAAAGAACTTACGAAAGTGTGGTCGCACTCAGAGCAGTAACGTCAGTTGACGGTATGACTGCCGACTGGGCGCATTTACCATACGAGTTTTTGGCAGAAGTTTCGAACGACATTATCAACAAAGTGAAGGGTGTCAACAGAGTCGTGTATGACATTTCTTCCAAGCCACCTGCGACCATTGAATGGGAATAA
- a CDS encoding DUF1328 family protein: MLRWTVIFLIVAIIAGVLGFGGIAAGAAGIAKILFFVFLVLFVLSLISRGVGRS, translated from the coding sequence ATGCTTAGATGGACCGTAATATTTCTGATTGTAGCTATTATTGCCGGCGTACTTGGATTCGGCGGGATAGCTGCGGGAGCAGCAGGAATTGCTAAGATACTTTTCTTTGTTTTCCTGGTGCTGTTTGTATTGAGTTTGATTAGCCGCGGAGTCGGGCGATCCTGA